A genomic region of Nostoc sp. UHCC 0702 contains the following coding sequences:
- a CDS encoding PEP-CTERM sorting domain-containing protein: MSIKGYTQYSSINQSKNKFKILQELMMKISALIKGLSVATVLLVAGCPAYGASIYINPPVVQLPNDPIPAIVGRPGDVVTWTGFIDTSGLTANLETFDMYGVWDSNQIADFSFEGADADSLREYWPIFSVDSVKDPDTGLVTIIGLRGGRPGFPPNTIRTLVEKIIITLGPNINNDGKVAFEIGVLSAIDVNGKDVTDQFGSPLPEQGVLRFQIRPSAVPETSTIFGLVLAGGFGAFLRKQKTKGHFFT, encoded by the coding sequence TTGAGCATCAAGGGTTATACACAATACAGTTCGATTAACCAAAGTAAAAATAAGTTTAAGATTTTGCAGGAGTTAATGATGAAGATTTCGGCACTAATTAAAGGTTTATCTGTAGCTACAGTTTTGTTAGTAGCTGGTTGTCCTGCTTATGGAGCGTCGATATACATAAACCCACCAGTAGTACAATTGCCCAATGATCCCATCCCAGCCATAGTGGGTCGTCCTGGTGACGTTGTTACTTGGACGGGATTTATTGATACTAGTGGTCTCACTGCTAATTTAGAGACCTTCGACATGTACGGAGTGTGGGATTCAAATCAGATTGCTGACTTCAGCTTTGAGGGCGCTGATGCTGACTCTTTGAGAGAGTATTGGCCTATTTTTTCTGTCGATTCCGTCAAAGATCCTGACACAGGTTTGGTCACCATAATAGGACTTCGTGGTGGTCGTCCAGGGTTCCCCCCAAACACTATCCGTACGCTAGTAGAAAAGATTATTATCACTTTAGGGCCTAATATCAATAATGATGGAAAAGTCGCTTTTGAAATTGGCGTACTATCTGCAATTGATGTAAACGGCAAAGATGTGACGGATCAATTCGGTTCTCCGCTTCCAGAACAGGGCGTCCTGAGGTTTCAGATACGACCATCTGCAGTTCCTGAAACCTCAACTATTTTTGGCTTAGTTCTAGCTGGAGGATTTGGAGCCTTTTTAAGAAAGCAAAAGACAAAAGGACATTTTTTTACTTAA
- a CDS encoding PEP-CTERM sorting domain-containing protein: protein MKISALIQSLSIATVVFVAGLPAYGASFYITTPEKQLDDDPILDIARRPGGTISWSGFIDTTGLTANLQSLTLLASFDSNEITGLDFKRTDENAQLFPSFSREISTDPNTDLTTIIGFISGPPGLPPNVNHKFNDITITLGSQLNNDGKSDFRFDILSAIDINGIDVTDQFRSIQEFEVQSVPEPLSVFGLVIAGGFGAFLRKQSRKVQY from the coding sequence ATGAAGATTTCGGCACTAATTCAAAGTTTATCTATAGCTACAGTTGTGTTCGTCGCTGGACTTCCTGCGTATGGAGCATCGTTCTACATAACCACACCAGAAAAACAATTGGACGATGACCCCATTTTAGATATAGCGCGTCGTCCTGGTGGTACTATTAGTTGGTCAGGATTTATTGATACTACTGGTCTCACCGCTAATCTACAATCCCTAACCCTGTTAGCATCTTTTGATTCAAATGAGATTACTGGGTTGGATTTTAAGCGTACTGATGAGAATGCACAGCTTTTTCCTAGTTTTTCCAGGGAGATAAGTACTGATCCTAATACAGATTTAACCACCATAATAGGATTTATTAGTGGCCCTCCAGGGTTACCCCCAAACGTGAACCACAAATTTAATGATATCACTATAACCTTAGGCTCTCAACTGAACAATGATGGAAAATCTGATTTTAGGTTTGATATATTATCTGCAATTGATATAAACGGCATAGATGTCACAGATCAATTCAGGAGTATTCAGGAGTTTGAAGTACAGTCAGTTCCTGAACCATTAAGCGTTTTTGGCCTAGTTATAGCTGGAGGATTTGGAGCCTTTTTAAGAAAGCAAAGCAGGAAGGTACAATATTAG
- a CDS encoding DUF302 domain-containing protein, which produces METLTVPGTHVIVSSNKSFDQVAEAIESMAIADKIDLAIVEQIILASKSWDEFREAFESKVGSNGFMTFTKIDHGSLMSLAFEGVKGKLYIIGNPLIARQMLEQNLGVGLYVPLRLFVYEGKDGKTHIVYDKPSSLLGQFQNEKISAVAQMLDRKLEELATTAAGL; this is translated from the coding sequence ATGGAAACCTTAACTGTACCGGGGACGCACGTCATAGTGTCTTCAAACAAATCCTTCGATCAGGTCGCAGAAGCGATCGAGTCGATGGCGATCGCAGATAAGATTGATTTGGCGATCGTTGAACAAATTATCTTGGCTAGCAAGTCGTGGGATGAGTTCCGGGAGGCGTTCGAGTCAAAGGTCGGAAGTAATGGCTTTATGACCTTTACAAAGATTGATCATGGTAGTCTCATGTCCCTGGCATTCGAGGGCGTCAAGGGCAAGCTCTATATAATTGGAAACCCCCTAATTGCCAGACAAATGTTGGAACAAAATTTAGGGGTCGGACTTTACGTCCCCTTGCGACTGTTTGTGTACGAAGGCAAAGACGGAAAGACTCACATCGTCTACGACAAGCCGTCGTCTCTTCTGGGACAATTCCAAAACGAGAAAATCTCAGCAGTCGCACAAATGCTTGATCGCAAGCTTGAAGAACTGGCGACCACAGCAGCGGGATTGTGA
- a CDS encoding DUF4281 domain-containing protein, whose translation MTLVQLFDVATLFVLPFWALMILLPNWGVTRRVMESYVPFVALALLYLYFFVSSITPETLALFTPRLANITQLFADERAVAAGWTHFVVVDLFVGRWIYWEGQRMGIWTTHSLVVCLFAGPFGLLSHTLTRWLSQRFFPRSNGEAAAIADQVTSSSGTLSA comes from the coding sequence ATGACACTTGTTCAACTGTTCGATGTCGCTACTCTCTTTGTTTTGCCCTTTTGGGCGTTGATGATTCTATTGCCGAATTGGGGAGTCACACGGCGGGTAATGGAATCATATGTACCCTTCGTGGCTTTGGCATTACTGTATTTGTACTTCTTCGTTAGCAGCATCACACCAGAAACTCTAGCCTTATTCACTCCTCGGCTGGCGAATATTACGCAATTATTTGCAGACGAAAGGGCTGTAGCAGCTGGGTGGACTCATTTTGTGGTGGTGGATTTGTTTGTCGGTCGCTGGATTTATTGGGAAGGGCAGCGAATGGGTATCTGGACAACTCACTCGCTTGTTGTCTGTTTGTTTGCTGGTCCCTTCGGATTGCTCTCTCATACCTTGACTCGCTGGCTTAGCCAAAGATTTTTCCCTCGTTCTAATGGTGAAGCGGCGGCTATAGCAGATCAGGTCACGTCGTCAAGTGGCACATTATCAGCGTAG
- a CDS encoding DUF3102 domain-containing protein: MNLHKRPDELEEKHLHVLSETDDFNYAALDCKTRIVVQQRTREIKERLEDAVQAIWHVGQKLVEVRNCLSYGQFTSWLKIEFQWSRSTAYNYINVFETFGSCPNFGQLNIAPSALYLLAAPSTCKEAREEALESAKFGETVTYSKAKAIVGKHKKSSQPKNNNQSINIDPCIEPLERKSSAAVKPSLKSDVPLCQIDKPDTTVVTELLEQVGENINQSQVDDFELSTDVCDLPSDNNEQRLAKTVIEKPSSEETAVTTIAKSQLSKFVDFDARCFGHLRTQPISMNTDDICLLLIASVNYLTDEQIIRVWEAIAHRIPCEFRSSPVEID; encoded by the coding sequence ATGAACTTACATAAGCGACCTGACGAACTAGAAGAAAAGCATTTGCATGTATTGAGTGAAACAGATGATTTTAACTATGCTGCGTTAGACTGTAAAACCCGAATCGTTGTTCAGCAGCGTACCAGAGAGATTAAGGAGCGGCTAGAAGATGCAGTTCAAGCTATCTGGCATGTTGGACAAAAACTTGTTGAAGTTAGAAATTGCCTGAGTTATGGGCAGTTCACTAGTTGGCTGAAAATAGAGTTCCAGTGGAGTCGCAGCACAGCCTACAACTATATCAATGTCTTTGAGACATTTGGCAGTTGTCCAAATTTTGGACAACTGAACATCGCTCCCTCTGCTCTTTATCTCCTTGCTGCCCCTTCTACTTGTAAAGAAGCCCGTGAAGAAGCTTTAGAAAGTGCGAAATTTGGAGAAACCGTAACATACTCTAAGGCTAAAGCCATTGTTGGTAAACACAAAAAATCAAGTCAGCCTAAAAATAATAATCAGTCAATAAATATAGATCCCTGCATTGAACCTCTAGAAAGAAAATCATCCGCTGCTGTCAAACCAAGTTTAAAGTCAGATGTGCCTCTTTGTCAGATAGACAAACCCGACACTACAGTCGTAACAGAATTATTAGAGCAGGTTGGAGAAAATATCAACCAATCTCAGGTAGATGACTTTGAGTTGAGTACTGATGTCTGCGATCTACCCAGCGACAACAATGAACAGCGGTTGGCTAAAACTGTAATAGAGAAACCTTCTTCAGAAGAAACAGCAGTAACAACAATAGCGAAAAGCCAGTTGTCTAAATTTGTGGATTTTGACGCTCGCTGTTTTGGTCATTTACGAACACAACCTATTTCCATGAACACTGATGATATTTGCCTGTTGTTGATTGCTAGCGTGAACTACCTGACTGACGAGCAGATCATCAGGGTATGGGAAGCGATCGCTCACCGCATTCCTTGTGAATTCCGCAGCAGTCCAGTTGAAATTGATTAG